One genomic segment of uncultured Fusobacterium sp. includes these proteins:
- a CDS encoding methionine/alanine import family NSS transporter small subunit, with product MNTSAVIMMVVGCSIVWGGLLISIGISLKKEK from the coding sequence ATGAATACAAGTGCAGTAATAATGATGGTAGTAGGTTGTTCAATTGTTTGGGGTGGTCTTTTAATCTCAATAGGAATTAGTTTAAAAAAGGAAAAATAA
- a CDS encoding Na+/H+ antiporter NhaC family protein, with translation MQHKFLKRSFSFLLLFFTFSICLFANEEAEYVPKLYGTFWALMPPIIAIVLALITKEAYSSLFIGIVSGGIFYAGANLEKVTLHVLNDGLITVLSDSNNVGIIIFLVILGTMVALMNKAGGSKAFGVWASKKIKTRVGAQLATIVLGCLIFIDDYFNCLTVGSVMYPITDKHNISRAKLAYLIDATAAPVCIIAPVSSWAAAVSGFVPGEDGFAVFIKAIPYNFYALFTIFMLLMIAILNVDYGPMAKHELNALKGDLFSDGRSQEKKDNKEEENTKGTVLDLVVPIIFLIIFCITGMIYTGGFFSGTGFVEAFSNSVASQGLAIGSMFALILAVIFYVARRSLTFKECMDSIPEGFQAMVPAILILTFAWSLKAMTDSLGAAPYVAGMMEHAAGGLVNMLPAIIFLVGCGLAFATGTSWGTFGILIPIVVAVFEHDPHMMIISISACMAGAVCGDHCSPISDTTIMASAGSQCNHVAHVYTQLPYALTAAAISFVSYVLIGYTKSWFIAFPVGIIGVIVVLIFAKKRTQK, from the coding sequence ATGCAACACAAATTTCTAAAAAGAAGTTTTTCTTTTCTATTGCTGTTCTTTACATTTTCTATATGTTTATTTGCCAATGAAGAAGCTGAATATGTACCTAAACTCTATGGTACTTTCTGGGCACTAATGCCACCTATTATAGCAATTGTCCTTGCACTCATTACTAAAGAAGCTTACAGTTCATTATTTATAGGTATTGTTTCTGGTGGTATTTTTTATGCAGGAGCAAATCTTGAAAAGGTTACTCTTCATGTATTAAACGATGGTTTAATAACTGTTCTCAGCGATTCTAACAACGTAGGTATTATTATCTTCCTTGTTATTCTTGGTACAATGGTTGCTCTTATGAATAAAGCTGGAGGATCTAAAGCTTTTGGAGTTTGGGCTAGTAAAAAAATAAAAACTAGAGTTGGAGCACAATTAGCTACTATTGTTTTAGGATGTTTAATCTTTATTGATGACTATTTCAACTGTTTAACTGTTGGTAGTGTAATGTATCCAATTACTGATAAACATAATATTTCTCGTGCTAAGTTAGCATATTTAATTGACGCAACTGCTGCACCTGTATGTATAATAGCTCCTGTATCTTCTTGGGCTGCTGCTGTTAGTGGATTTGTTCCAGGCGAAGATGGATTTGCTGTATTTATAAAAGCTATTCCTTATAACTTCTACGCATTATTTACAATCTTTATGTTATTAATGATAGCTATTTTAAATGTTGATTATGGTCCTATGGCTAAACATGAATTAAATGCTTTAAAAGGAGATTTATTCTCAGATGGTAGAAGTCAAGAGAAAAAGGATAACAAAGAAGAAGAGAATACTAAAGGAACTGTTTTAGATTTAGTTGTTCCTATCATTTTCTTAATAATTTTCTGTATAACTGGTATGATCTATACTGGAGGATTCTTCTCAGGTACTGGATTTGTTGAAGCTTTCTCTAATAGTGTTGCTTCACAAGGTCTTGCTATTGGTAGTATGTTCGCTTTAATATTAGCAGTTATTTTCTATGTAGCTAGAAGATCTCTTACATTTAAAGAGTGTATGGATTCAATTCCAGAAGGATTCCAAGCAATGGTTCCTGCTATTCTTATTTTAACATTTGCATGGTCATTAAAAGCTATGACAGATAGCCTTGGAGCTGCTCCATATGTTGCTGGAATGATGGAACATGCAGCTGGAGGACTTGTTAATATGTTACCTGCTATTATTTTCTTAGTAGGTTGTGGTCTTGCATTTGCTACTGGAACTTCTTGGGGAACATTTGGTATTTTAATACCTATAGTTGTTGCTGTATTTGAGCATGATCCTCATATGATGATAATTTCTATATCTGCATGTATGGCTGGAGCTGTTTGTGGTGATCACTGCTCACCTATTTCTGATACAACTATCATGGCTTCTGCAGGATCTCAATGTAACCACGTAGCACACGTTTATACTCAATTACCTTACGCTTTAACTGCAGCTGCTATATCATTTGTTTCTTATGTATTAATAGGATATACAAAATCTTGGTTTATCGCTTTTCCAGTTGGTATAATTGGAGTTATTGTAGTTCTTATATTTGCTAAAAAGAGAACTCAAAAATAA
- the tyrS gene encoding tyrosine--tRNA ligase — translation MENKNVVDVLLERGYIKQFTHEDEIREVLGKEKVTFYIGFDPTADSLHVGHFIAMMFMAHMQKFGHRPIALVGGGTAMIGDPSGRTDMRQMMTKETIAHNVACIKKQMEKFIDFSDGKAILENNADWLLNLNYVDFIRDIGAHFSVNRMLAAECFKQRMEAGLSFLEFNYMLMQGYDFLVLNKKYGCTLELGGDDQWSNMIAGVELIRKKEQKQAFAMTCTLLTNSEGKKMGKTAKGALWLDANKTTPYEFYQYWRNVADADVEKCLALLTFLPMDEVRRLGALEGAEINQAKKVLAFEVTKLIHGEEEALKAQQGAEGAFGGGDMSNVPAINFPKEKIGMELLDLLLEHRLIKSKGEGRKFVTQNGLTAADNKVTDFAMKITEDLFKDGEFVVKIGKKKIYRVVLK, via the coding sequence ATGGAAAATAAAAATGTAGTAGATGTATTGTTAGAACGTGGATACATAAAACAATTTACACACGAAGATGAAATAAGAGAAGTTTTAGGAAAAGAAAAAGTTACATTCTATATTGGATTTGATCCAACAGCAGATAGTTTACATGTAGGACATTTTATAGCTATGATGTTTATGGCTCACATGCAAAAATTTGGACACAGACCAATTGCTTTAGTTGGTGGTGGAACTGCTATGATAGGAGATCCTAGTGGAAGAACAGATATGAGACAGATGATGACAAAGGAAACAATTGCTCATAATGTGGCTTGTATAAAAAAACAAATGGAAAAATTTATCGATTTTAGTGATGGAAAAGCTATATTAGAAAATAATGCAGATTGGTTATTAAATCTTAACTATGTAGATTTTATTAGAGATATAGGAGCACATTTTTCTGTTAATAGAATGCTTGCTGCAGAATGCTTTAAACAAAGAATGGAAGCTGGATTATCTTTCTTAGAATTTAACTATATGCTTATGCAAGGATACGACTTTTTAGTATTAAATAAAAAATATGGATGTACATTAGAGCTTGGTGGAGATGACCAATGGTCAAATATGATAGCAGGAGTAGAATTAATAAGAAAAAAAGAGCAAAAACAAGCTTTTGCTATGACATGTACACTTTTAACTAATAGTGAAGGTAAAAAAATGGGAAAAACTGCAAAGGGAGCATTATGGTTAGATGCTAACAAGACAACTCCATATGAATTTTATCAATATTGGAGAAATGTTGCAGATGCTGATGTTGAAAAATGTTTAGCATTATTAACATTTTTACCAATGGATGAAGTTAGAAGATTAGGAGCTTTAGAAGGAGCAGAGATAAATCAAGCCAAAAAAGTTTTAGCTTTTGAAGTTACAAAATTAATTCATGGAGAAGAAGAGGCATTAAAAGCTCAACAAGGAGCAGAGGGAGCTTTTGGTGGAGGAGACATGAGTAATGTTCCTGCTATTAATTTTCCAAAAGAGAAAATAGGAATGGAACTTTTAGATTTATTACTTGAGCATAGATTAATTAAATCTAAAGGAGAAGGAAGAAAATTTGTAACACAAAATGGATTAACTGCAGCTGACAATAAAGTTACAGATTTTGCTATGAAAATAACAGAAGATTTATTTAAAGATGGGGAATTTGTAGTAAAAATAGGAAAGAAAAAAATATATAGAGTAGTTCTAAAATAA